In Rhodamnia argentea isolate NSW1041297 chromosome 11, ASM2092103v1, whole genome shotgun sequence, one genomic interval encodes:
- the LOC115751072 gene encoding LOB domain-containing protein 25 isoform X1, giving the protein MKMASSSYSNPPCAACKFLRRKCLPDCVFAPYFPPEEPQKFANVHKIFGASNVSKLLNEVHPNQREDAVNSLAYEAEARMKDPVYGCVGAISVLQRQVIRLQKELDATNADLMRHACNEMANNSTLPGANPGHNYSGSPRGSSRFNENNPGFYYPSNYNPWSGGPSGDHDQGGGSSV; this is encoded by the exons ATGAAG ATGGCTTCTTCGAGCTATTCCAATCCGCCGTGCGCGGCCTGCAAGTTCCTCAGGCGGAAATGCCTGCCTGACTGCGTGTTCGCCCCCTACTTCCCGCCCGAGGAGCCCCAGAAGTTTGCCAACGTACACAAGATCTTCGGCGCAAGCAATGTGAGCAAGCTCCTCAACGAGGTCCACCCCAACCAGAGGGAGGATGCCGTCAACTCTCTCGCCTACGAGGCCGAGGCCCGCATGAAGGACCCCGTGTACGGCTGCGTGGGGGCGATCTCAGTGCTCCAGCGGCAAGTCATCAGGCTCCAGAAGGAGCTGGACGCGACCAACGCCGACCTGATGCGCCACGCGTGCAACGAGATGGCGAATAACAGCACGCTCCCAGGGGCTAACCCCGGCCACAACTACTCCGGATCACCGAGAGGGTCGTCTAGATTCAACGAGAACAATCCTGGGTTCTATTACCCTTCTAACTATAATCCGTGGTCCGGTGGCCCCAGTGGAGATCATGATCAGGGAGGAGGAAGTTCTGTCTAA
- the LOC115751072 gene encoding LOB domain-containing protein 25 isoform X3, producing MKMASSSYSNPPCAACKFLRRKCLPDCVFAPYFPPEEPQKFANVHKIFGASNVSKLLNEVHPNQREDAVNSLAYEAEARMKDPVYGCVGAISVLQRQVIRLQKELDATNADLMRHACNEMANNSTLPGANPGHNENNPGFYYPSNYNPWSGGPSGDHDQGGGSSV from the exons ATGAAG ATGGCTTCTTCGAGCTATTCCAATCCGCCGTGCGCGGCCTGCAAGTTCCTCAGGCGGAAATGCCTGCCTGACTGCGTGTTCGCCCCCTACTTCCCGCCCGAGGAGCCCCAGAAGTTTGCCAACGTACACAAGATCTTCGGCGCAAGCAATGTGAGCAAGCTCCTCAACGAGGTCCACCCCAACCAGAGGGAGGATGCCGTCAACTCTCTCGCCTACGAGGCCGAGGCCCGCATGAAGGACCCCGTGTACGGCTGCGTGGGGGCGATCTCAGTGCTCCAGCGGCAAGTCATCAGGCTCCAGAAGGAGCTGGACGCGACCAACGCCGACCTGATGCGCCACGCGTGCAACGAGATGGCGAATAACAGCACGCTCCCAGGGGCTAACCCCGGCCACAA CGAGAACAATCCTGGGTTCTATTACCCTTCTAACTATAATCCGTGGTCCGGTGGCCCCAGTGGAGATCATGATCAGGGAGGAGGAAGTTCTGTCTAA
- the LOC115751072 gene encoding LOB domain-containing protein 25 isoform X2: protein MASSSYSNPPCAACKFLRRKCLPDCVFAPYFPPEEPQKFANVHKIFGASNVSKLLNEVHPNQREDAVNSLAYEAEARMKDPVYGCVGAISVLQRQVIRLQKELDATNADLMRHACNEMANNSTLPGANPGHNYSGSPRGSSRFNENNPGFYYPSNYNPWSGGPSGDHDQGGGSSV, encoded by the coding sequence ATGGCTTCTTCGAGCTATTCCAATCCGCCGTGCGCGGCCTGCAAGTTCCTCAGGCGGAAATGCCTGCCTGACTGCGTGTTCGCCCCCTACTTCCCGCCCGAGGAGCCCCAGAAGTTTGCCAACGTACACAAGATCTTCGGCGCAAGCAATGTGAGCAAGCTCCTCAACGAGGTCCACCCCAACCAGAGGGAGGATGCCGTCAACTCTCTCGCCTACGAGGCCGAGGCCCGCATGAAGGACCCCGTGTACGGCTGCGTGGGGGCGATCTCAGTGCTCCAGCGGCAAGTCATCAGGCTCCAGAAGGAGCTGGACGCGACCAACGCCGACCTGATGCGCCACGCGTGCAACGAGATGGCGAATAACAGCACGCTCCCAGGGGCTAACCCCGGCCACAACTACTCCGGATCACCGAGAGGGTCGTCTAGATTCAACGAGAACAATCCTGGGTTCTATTACCCTTCTAACTATAATCCGTGGTCCGGTGGCCCCAGTGGAGATCATGATCAGGGAGGAGGAAGTTCTGTCTAA